The genomic region CCACCAGCTTCAACTCCAACCCGCTGCACCGCCTCACACCCTGGCCGCAGCTCCTTCTATTCGCTCCAGTCCACCACCAGAAGCACTCCTCTTCTCTCCTCGACCACAGCAAGGAGCGCCACCATTCccttggtcgccggcggcggctaCAGCACCTGCTTTGATACCATGTTGTTGGATTTTGTGGATTTCTCTTCTCTAGTCAGGAAGCTAAGGGGGGAAGCTAGGGATTTCTGGAAGAACCTTATCTCCCGATTCATTCCTCCTTGTCTCAGTATATACAAACTACATTTACATTTTAACCCTTCTCACTTTCCTATTTGCAACTAACTCCTCACAACACCGACCGATCAATCTGCACAGAGGCGTCCATTTTTTTAGTTCTGTCATGAAGTAAATAACTGGAGAAATTAATGAAGCAAATCCTCCCAACTCACCAGAGTTCTGAGAGAGATCTTCCTTTCTTTTTCAAGGTCAAATTCAAAGAAGCCTCCATAGGCTGGTGTGTACAGTCCTGGTCTCAGGGAAGACCTATGCAAAGAAAATGAGAGAAATTTCTTTTTAGTTTCCTTCCAGACATTAATAGATAGGCATTTATGGAAACCAAGGCTAACCAAAATGAATGCAAAAAAGCATAAGCACTAACCTTCTTAGGTCAGTGCACATGAGGATCATGTACTTTTCCTGTGATTTGTAAACTCTGAAATGCACAACAGTCTGCTCCTCCATGTTGTCGGAGGCCAGGATAACAAGTCCAAATGGCCCTATGCCACCATGAACCGATGCATCAGCTTCCCGGCACTGCTTCGGAGCGTCTAAAAGCCAGGAAGGATCAAAAGGTTCGGCGTCATCGATGGATGTCAGCTCAAAATCTATCTCGACGTCAGCCTGTTTTTCCAAGAAAATTATGTGCCTGGTTAGCCAGACTTGCTCTAAGAAAATACACAAAACACATAAACCTAAgaatatatgtgtgtgtgtatatatgccTATCTTTCTGTTGACAGAAATGTATCATGCCAGTAAAAAGGGTCATGTCAAACATAAAGATATTTTTTTACTTCAAAAAGGGTCATGCCAGTAAATGTAATATCCCTTAAATATATAGCTTTTACTGGCATGACCCTTTTTGAAGTTAAAAAAATATCTTTGGAAGACTAAGTAAACACGTTTGTGAACATGAAACTACCTGCAAAGTGTCAATCCCCTTAATCTCAAATAGATCTCCCTTCTTGAGCTCTAGTCCCTGATGGTTGATTTCATTTCTTCGAAGGGACTCAATCTCTTCAACTGGCCATTGCAACAACCGCTTGCCATCGCTGTCTAACCAAATTGTCCTAGGGATTGACTAAATATAATAAAAGTGAGGTTAAAGATGTTACACCGATTTGTTAAATCATTATGTCAATATGACGCAATTACAACCAATTAAGGGCAGATTTTCTTACATGGATTCCTGCCCAGCCTTTTGCAACATCATCTGAAGAAGCATCTGTCTCGTTGCTCCAAGCCCATATGATCCTCCTACCCTGTTTTGAGTCAAAGAACGATTTTGAAGCATAGAAATTTCCATAATCGATCCTCAGCCACAGCCGATAGTCGTCTATGACAGTATCTGGCACAAAGACATCACGTTTGAGATCATAAACCCCAATCATGTACTTGTCGCTGTAATCCATGCCCATTTTGAGGACATGCTTGGCGCCATTAGGGATTGCTGAAGACATGTCCAGTCCACCGTTACTTCCCGACAATACCGCGAAGAAATCCAGGCACTCCCACATGTCGAAGGAATTGGATGAATACAGCGGGTGTTCAACACTAGTCCAATTCAAGAAGTCTTCACTCTTGTACAAAAGTGCAGTAATGGAGCCGTTCAGATCAGCACCAACTGCTATTCTCCATAGTTCATCTGGTCCGATCCAACCAGTTGTCGGATCCCTGAACTGGCTCGAGTTCAAGCCTGGTATGACCGGTTGGATCACTGGGTTATTGCCTGCTTTGG from Triticum aestivum cultivar Chinese Spring chromosome 4A, IWGSC CS RefSeq v2.1, whole genome shotgun sequence harbors:
- the LOC123087500 gene encoding beta-fructofuranosidase, insoluble isoenzyme 4 isoform X1, whose protein sequence is MSVTGAPTHPRTQFIIYIITSMFFVQTAKLDLRGALPPAGEDGDDRASWLAGLACMFSTSVLFQILVRPCSNGGVFFCSQSSTKIPSIVSKRYRTAYHFQPPKNWMNDPSGPMYYNDIYHEFYQYNPDGSNSPSLSYNIVWGHSVSTDLVNWIGLEPVLVPDTPSDICGCWTGSATILPGNQPAITYTGLINMEKHQVQNIALPKNRSDPYLREWTKAGNNPVIQPVIPGLNSSQFRDPTTGWIGPDELWRIAVGADLNGSITALLYKSEDFLNWTSVEHPLYSSNSFDMWECLDFFAVLSGSNGGLDMSSAIPNGAKHVLKMGMDYSDKYMIGVYDLKRDVFVPDTVIDDYRLWLRIDYGNFYASKSFFDSKQGRRIIWAWSNETDASSDDVAKGWAGIHSIPRTIWLDSDGKRLLQWPVEEIESLRRNEINHQGLELKKGDLFEIKGIDTLQADVEIDFELTSIDDAEPFDPSWLLDAPKQCREADASVHGGIGPFGLVILASDNMEEQTVVHFRVYKSQEKYMILMCTDLRRSSLRPGLYTPAYGGFFEFDLEKERKISLRTLIDRSVL
- the LOC123087500 gene encoding beta-fructofuranosidase, insoluble isoenzyme 4 isoform X2, whose protein sequence is MSVFTVWLAGLACMFSTSVLFQILVRPCSNGGVFFCSQSSTKIPSIVSKRYRTAYHFQPPKNWMNDPSGPMYYNDIYHEFYQYNPDGSNSPSLSYNIVWGHSVSTDLVNWIGLEPVLVPDTPSDICGCWTGSATILPGNQPAITYTGLINMEKHQVQNIALPKNRSDPYLREWTKAGNNPVIQPVIPGLNSSQFRDPTTGWIGPDELWRIAVGADLNGSITALLYKSEDFLNWTSVEHPLYSSNSFDMWECLDFFAVLSGSNGGLDMSSAIPNGAKHVLKMGMDYSDKYMIGVYDLKRDVFVPDTVIDDYRLWLRIDYGNFYASKSFFDSKQGRRIIWAWSNETDASSDDVAKGWAGIHSIPRTIWLDSDGKRLLQWPVEEIESLRRNEINHQGLELKKGDLFEIKGIDTLQADVEIDFELTSIDDAEPFDPSWLLDAPKQCREADASVHGGIGPFGLVILASDNMEEQTVVHFRVYKSQEKYMILMCTDLRRSSLRPGLYTPAYGGFFEFDLEKERKISLRTLIDRSVL